One window of Amaranthus tricolor cultivar Red isolate AtriRed21 chromosome 11, ASM2621246v1, whole genome shotgun sequence genomic DNA carries:
- the LOC130827767 gene encoding kinesin-like protein KIN-5C — MSNKEKGVNVQVILRCRPFSDEELRNNAPQVVTCNDYQREVAVSQNIAGKHFDRVFVFDKVFGPSSQQKDLYDQAIIPIVNEVLEGFNCTIFAYGQTGTGKTYTMEGDCKRAKQNGQSGELPVGAGVIPRAIKQIFDTLESQNAEYSVKVTFLELYNEEITDLLAPEEISKVAVEDRQKKQLPLMEDGKGGVLVRGLEEEIVTSASEIFTLLERGSAKRRTAETLLNKQSSRSHSLFSITIHIKESTPEGEELIKCGKLNLVDLAGSENISRSGAREGRAREAGEINKSLLTLGRVINALVEHLGHVPYRDSKLTRLLRDSLGGRTKTCIIATVSPAVHCLEETLSTLDYAHRAKHIKNKPEVNQKMMKSTLIKDLYGEIERLKTEVYAAREKNGVYIPKDRYYQEESERKAMADQIEQMGVTIESQQKQHEELQGRYNSQVQECSNLSKKLDSTQKDLSLTRKLLSGTEEELKRCKYALNEKDFIISEQRKAEKALTDQACQLRSDLEKALQDNASLHSKIDREDKLSADNKSVVVNYQDELAKRLGSLCSTVAASMSQQNENLQCIDKLCHTLLDIHNEAVSELKKKVMASKTLYISHVDALQNVVRLHKANTDASLEEISSQASASSRSVEEFLEAEDVTAMSIYDDLQATLSSHQGEMALFARELRERFHDCIKHLKDTSEFVNIYLQNMMDESSKLGSHASQSEEIQMKSISEFQKAFKEQSESDAEKLLAVMTDMITSQIRRQQDMVDARLIDLRVSAAANKSFLNEHISSVVGFTTDAKRKWQAFSMQAESNANDNADFSAAKHCNMELLLQKCVSTAETASKHLKTTHESLNVMCNNQASAMVSLVRNLSESHGQHASEIDSARAAAEQDTVNCSEDIVHDLDRLSERQQGEVSGIFSSVKTQAENLQVFRDDHADQVVCIENEAQATFQQRYMEYEPTGATPVRSETDVPTKGAIEALCTVPMETLLEEYRVNHPFDSVDDKALKPSLIPRSPLVERN; from the exons atgtcGAATAAAGAAAAAGGTGTAAATGTGCAAGTAATTCTTCGTTGCAG GCCGTTTAGCGACGAGGAACTGCGGAATAACGCTCCGCAAGTTGTTACCTGTAACGATTATCAGAGAGAAGTTGCGGTTTCTCAGAATATAGCTGGGAAACATTTCGACAGAGTGTTTGTTTTCGATAAG GTTTTTGGTCCATCTTCACAGCAAAAAGATCTTTATGATCAAGCAATTATTCCAATTGTGAATGAAGTTCTAGAAGGATTTAATTGTACCATTTTCGCATATGGTCAAACTGGTACTGGTAAAACATACACAATGGAAGGTGATTGTAAAAGAGCTAAG CAAAATGGCCAGAGTGGAGAGCTACCTGTTGGAGCAGGAGTCATACCTAGAGCTATTAAACAGATATTTGATACACTGGAGAGTCAGAATGCTGAGTATAGTGTAAAAGtcacttttttggaactttataatgaagaaattactGATTTACTGGCACCTGAAGAAATCTCAAAGGTTGCTGTGGAAGACAGGCAGAAGAAGCAGTTGCCTCTCATGGAGGATGGTAAAGGAGGTGTCCTTGTTAGAGGGCTGGAAGAGGAGATTGTCACTAGTGCTAGTGAGATTTTTACCCTTCTTGAAAGAGGATCTGCAAAGCGCCGCACTGCTGAAACTCTTTTGAACAAACAATCAAG TCGATCACATTCTTTGTTTTCCATAACCATACACATTAAAGAGTCAACCCCAGAAGGAGAAGAGCTCATCAAATGTGGAAAACTCAATTTGGTAGATTTAGCAGGATCAGAGAACATTTCTCGGTCTGGGGCTCGTGAG GGACGAGCCAGGGAAGCTGGAGAGATCAACAAAAGTTTGCTCACGTTAGGAAGAGTTATAAATGCTCTTGTAGAGCATCTGGGACACGTTCCCTATAG GGATAGCAAGCTCACACGGTTGTTGCGCGATTCACTGGGAGGAAGAACAAAGACATGCATCATTGCAACAGTCTCACCTGCTGTCCACTGTCTGGAAGAGACCCTGAGCACTCTAGATTATGCGCACAGGGCTAAGCATATCAAAAATAAGCCAGAG GTAAACCAAAAAATGATGAAATCAACTTTGATAAAGGATCTCTATGGTGAAATTGAGAGACTAAAAACAG AGGTTTATGCGGCACGGGAGAAGAATGGAGTGTACATTCCAAAAGATCGTTACTACCAGGAAGAAAGTGAAAGGAAG GCAATGGCTGATCAGATTGAGCAGATGGGTGTTACAATTGAAAGCCAACAGAAG CAACATGAAGAATTGCAAGGCAGATATAATTCTCAGGTTCAAGAATGTTCTAATTTGAGCAAAAAGCTTGATTCAACGCAG AAAGACTTGAGTCTCACTAGAAAATTGTTATCTGGTACCGAGGAGGAACTAAAGAGATGCAAATACGCCCTAaatgaaaaagatttcataaTATCAGAGCAAAGAAAAGCAG AGAAAGCTTTGACTGATCAAGCGTGTCAGTTACGCTCAGACTTGGAGAAAGCCCTTCAAGATAATGCCTCACTTCATTCCAAAATTG ATCGAGAGGACAAGTTGAGTGCTGATAACAAGTCTGTGGTGGTAAATTACCAGGACGAGCTTGCAAAGCGGCTTGGTTCGCTTTGCAGCACAGTGGCTGCTTCAATGTCTCAACAGAATGAGAATCTGCAATGTATTGATAAGCTATGCCACACATTGCTTGATATCCATAATGAG GCTGTGTCTGAATTGAAGAAGAAAGTGATGGCTTCAAAAACTTTGTATATTTCCCATGTTGATGCCCTACAAAATGTTGTTCGTTTGCACAAGGCGAACACCGATGCTAGCTTGGAGGAGATATCTTCTCAAGCTTCTGCGAGCAGTCGATCTGTTGAGGAG TTTCTAGAAGCTGAGGATGTTACAGCAATGTCTATTTATGATGATCTTCAAGCAACTCTATCAAGCCACCAAGGGGAAATGGCTCTTTTTGCCCGGGAACTGCGAGAG AGGTTTCATGATTGTATTAAACACCTGAAAGATACTTCAGAATTTGTGAATATTTATCTTCAAAATATGATGGACGAGTCCAGTAAGCTTGGTAGTCACGCATCTCAGAGTGAAGAGATTCAAATGAAGAGTATCTCTGAATTCCAGAAAGCATTCAAG GAACAATCAGAATCTGATGCTGAGAAGCTTCTTGCTGTTATGACTGATATGATAACCAGCCAGATACGCCGTCAGCAGGATATG GTTGATGCAAGACTAATTGATCTTAGAGTTTCGGCTGCTGCAAACAAATCATTCTTGAATGAGCATATTTCCTCAGTGGTGGGTTTCACAACAGATGCAAAACGAAAATGGCAAGCATTTTCGATGCAGGCAGAGAGTAATGCAAATGATAATGCCGATTTCTCAGCAGCTAAGCATTGCAACATGGAGTTGCTTTTACAGAAATG TGTGAGTACTGCCGAGACAGCTTCCAAGCATTTGAAGACAACTCATGAATCCTTAAACGTTATGTGTAATAATCAAGCCTCAGCAATGGTTTCATTAGTGAG GAATTTGTCGGAAAGCCATGGTCAGCACGCTTCTGAAATTGATTCTGCAAGGGCTGCAGCTGAGCAAGATACTGTAAATTGCAGTGAAGATATTGTGCACGACCTTGATA GATTATCGGAGAGACAACAGGGAGAAGTTTCTGGAATCTTCTCTTCCGTCAAAACACAGGCAGAGAATCTTCAAGTTTTTAGAGACGATCACGCTGATCAGGTGGTATGCATTGAAAATGAGGCACAGGCCACTTTCCAACAAAGATACATG GAATATGAACCAACAGGAGCAACACCAGTAAGAAGTGAAACTGATGTACCTACCAAGGGGGCAATCGAAGCATTGTGTACAGTGCCGATGGAAACTCTTCTAGAGGAATACCGAGTGAACCATCCTTTCGACTCAGTCGATGACAAGGCACTAAAACCGTCGCTCATACCACGATCTCCGTTAGTAGAACGTAACTGA
- the LOC130827768 gene encoding uncharacterized protein LOC130827768 — protein sequence MADTGGSPAKIRPVGGTENSWCKAVSGGTGITVLFILVTRKPDFNLLQNSITKLQITHPILRAKLNFDPSTSTFTFLIPCFSSLDLHSFDLQSTNSIIQSHFGGGSNVDSFQILLEHELNNNPWLNLDRSDSSRSVDVMHASVYEMEGGKWAVMLKVHTGVCDRTAAVALMKELTALMKNDGVGNDDEAREVSVGVEECIPNGKMSKPFWARGVDMLGYSLNSFRLSNLEFVDPNSERCSRVVRLLLDSDHTTKLLEGCKTRGIKLCGVLSAAALIAARLSKSLLDGEWEKYAVVTLIDCRKLLEPVLSNHHIGFYHSAILNTHDLKGGEELWELARRTYTSFADAKNSNKHFLDMADLNFLMCRAIENPGLTPSSSLRTSFISVFEDPVIDNDEANEKNKELGIEDYLGCASTHGVGPTIAIFDTIRHGKLDCACVYPFPLHSREQMQSLIDDVKRILIECL from the exons ATGGCGGACACCGGCGGTTCTCCGGCGAAAATCCGACCAGTCGGTGGTACCGAAAACAGCTGGTGTAAAGCCGTATCAGGCGGCACAGGCATTACAGTATTATTCATCCTTGTGACCCGAAAACCCGATTTCAATCTCCTCCAAAACTCCATTACCAAACTCCAGATTACCCACCCAATTCTCCGAGCTAAACTGAATTTTGATCCATCAACCTCCACATTCACATTTCTCAtcccttgtttttcttcccTCGATTTACACTCTTTCGATCTTCAATCAACGAATTCAATAATCCAATCTCATTTCGGAGGTGGGTCTAATGTGGATTCTTTCCAGATCCTTCTAGAACACGAGCTAAACAACAATCCATGGTTGAACCTTGATCGCTCAGATTCATCGAGATCAGTTGATGTGATGCATGCGAGTGTTTATGAAATGGAAGGTGGAAAATGGGCAGTGATGTTGAAGGTTCATACAGGAGTGTGTGATCGTACGGCTGCTGTTGCTTTGATGAAGGAATTGACGGCTTTGATGAAGAATGATGGGGTGGGCAATGATGATGAGGCGAGAGAAGTGAGTGTGGGGGTTGAAGAATGTATTCCTAATGGAAAAATGAGTAAACCCTTTTGGGCTCGTGGGGTGGATATGCTGGGTTATTCGTTGAATTCGTTTCGGTTGAGTAATTTGGAGTTTGTTGACCCGAATTCGGAAAGGTGTTCCCGGGTTGTTAGATTGTTGTTGGATTCTGATCATACCACCAAGTTACTAGAG GGATGCAAGACTAGAGGGATAAAATTATGTGGAGTCCTTTCAGCAGCGGCTTTGATTGCTGCACGACTGTCCAAATCCCTTCTTGATGGTGAATGGGAGAAGTATGCTGTGGTGACTCTAATTGATTGCCGAAAACTTCTTGAGCCTGTCCTTTCTAACCATCATATCG GATTCTACCATTCCGCCATCCTCAATACCCACGACCTGAAGGGAGGCGAGGAGCTGTGGGAACTCGCAAGAAGGACATACACATCTTTTGCAGACGCCAAGAACTCAAACAAGCATTTTTTAGACATGGCCGACCTTAACTTTCTCATGTGCCGAGCCATTGAAAACCCAGGTTTGactccatcatcatcattaagAACTTCCTTCATCTCAGTTTTTGAAGATCCAGTGATTGACAATGATGAAGCAAACGAGAAGAATAAGGAACTCGGGATAGAAGACTACTTAGGTTGTGCTTCGACTCATGGCGTGGGCCCAACCATTGCCATATTTGATACAATTAGGCATGGCAAACTGGATTGTGCATGTGTGTACCCATTTCCCTTGCATTCAAGAGAACAAATGCAATCCTTGATTGATGATGTGAAGAGAATTCTTATTGAGTGCTTGTAA